One Tursiops truncatus isolate mTurTru1 chromosome 3, mTurTru1.mat.Y, whole genome shotgun sequence DNA segment encodes these proteins:
- the RNF126 gene encoding E3 ubiquitin-protein ligase RNF126 isoform X5: MAEASPQPGRYFCHCCSVEIVPRLPDYICPRCESGFIEELPEETRSAENGSAPSTAPTDQSRQPFEVSASRFPPSPPGHRPTTAGTPRAGGRESSTPGTGTAPGSPAPASPRGGPPAGTKASPRWKGEGARGRPRAGRSGLRARPTPLRQSSQLSFQEVLWARRCGCWLRGCPLGRAVPRWVRLARGAVCPLPACPPPPPPPPIVLLRGASAPWASSSAEMRWSTPRRAVPGAGEQWIIQQLVNGIITPATIPNLGLGPWGVLHSNPMDYAWGANGLDAIITQLLNQFENTGPPPADKEKIQALPTIPVTEEHVGSGLECPVCKDDYGLGERVRQLPCNHLFHDGCIVPWLEQHDSCPVCRKSLTGQNTATDPPGLAGVSFSSSSSSSSSSPGNENPASSS, encoded by the exons GATTACATCTGCCCAAGATGCGAGTCTGGCTTTATCGAGGAGCTTCCAGAAGAGACCAG GAGTGCAGAGAATGGCTCGGCCCCCTCCACAGCCCCCACGGACCAGAGCCGGCAGCCGTTCGAGGTGAGCG CTTCGAGATTCCCACCTTCCCCCCCGGGGCACAGGCCGACGACGGCAGGGACCCCGAGAGCCGGCGGGAGAGAGAGCAGCACTCCCGGCACCGGTACGGCGCCCGGCAGCCCCGCGCCCGCCTCACCGCGAGGCGGACCACCGGCCGGCACGAAGGCGTCCCCACGCTGGAAGGGTGAGGGGGCCCGGGGGCGGCCGCGGGCGGGACGCTCGGGGCTTCGAGCCCGCCCCACCCCGCTCAGGCAGAGCAGCCAGCTATCCTTCCAGGAGGTTCTGTGGGCACGGAGGTGTGGGTGCTGGCTCAGGGGCTGTCCCCTGGGCAGGGCAGTTCCCCGGTGGGTCCGGCTGGCCCGAGGAGCTGTGTGCCCactgcctgcctgccctcccccaccgcccccgcccccaatCGTCCTTCTCAGAGGGGCCTCCGCCCCATGGGCATCTTCATCTGCTGAGATGCGCTGGTCCACGCCCAGACGAGCCGTCCCGGGTGCAGGCGAGCAGTG GATCATCCAGCAGCTGGTCAACGGCATCATCACCCCGGCCACCATCCCCAACCTGGGCCTGGGCCCCTG GGGCGTCCTGCATTCAAACCCAATGGACTACGCCTGGGGGGCCAACGGCCTGGATGCGATCATCACGCAG CTCCTCAATCAGTTTGAAAACACGGGTCCCCCACCCgcagacaaagagaaaatccagGCCCTCCCCACCATCCCCGTGACCGAGGAGCACGTAG GCTCCGGGCTGGAGTGCCCCGTGTGCAAGGACGACTACGGGTTGGGCGAGCGCGTGCGGCAGCTGCCCTGCAACCACCTCTTCCACGACGGCTGCATCGTGCCCTGGCTGGAGCAG CACGACAGCTGCCCCGTCTGCCGAAAGAGCCTCACAGGACAGAACACGGCCACCGACCCCCCGGGCCTGGCGGGCGTGAgcttctcctcctcctcgtcGTCCTCCTCCAGCTCGCCCGGTAACGAGAACCCAGCCAGCAGCTCCTGA
- the RNF126 gene encoding E3 ubiquitin-protein ligase RNF126 isoform X6, with translation MRVWLYRGASRRDQECREWLGPLHSPHGPEPAAVRGERATGTLLSASLMTASRFPPSPPGHRPTTAGTPRAGGRESSTPGTGTAPGSPAPASPRGGPPAGTKASPRWKGEGARGRPRAGRSGLRARPTPLRQSSQLSFQEVLWARRCGCWLRGCPLGRAVPRWVRLARGAVCPLPACPPPPPPPPIVLLRGASAPWASSSAEMRWSTPRRAVPGAGEQWIIQQLVNGIITPATIPNLGLGPWGVLHSNPMDYAWGANGLDAIITQLLNQFENTGPPPADKEKIQALPTIPVTEEHVGSGLECPVCKDDYGLGERVRQLPCNHLFHDGCIVPWLEQHDSCPVCRKSLTGQNTATDPPGLAGVSFSSSSSSSSSSPGNENPASSS, from the exons ATGCGAGTCTGGCTTTATCGAGGAGCTTCCAGAAGAGACCAG GAGTGCAGAGAATGGCTCGGCCCCCTCCACAGCCCCCACGGACCAGAGCCGGCAGCCGTTCGAGGTGAGCG GGCTACGGGCACTTTGCTTTCGGCATCTTTGATGACAGCTTCGAGATTCCCACCTTCCCCCCCGGGGCACAGGCCGACGACGGCAGGGACCCCGAGAGCCGGCGGGAGAGAGAGCAGCACTCCCGGCACCGGTACGGCGCCCGGCAGCCCCGCGCCCGCCTCACCGCGAGGCGGACCACCGGCCGGCACGAAGGCGTCCCCACGCTGGAAGGGTGAGGGGGCCCGGGGGCGGCCGCGGGCGGGACGCTCGGGGCTTCGAGCCCGCCCCACCCCGCTCAGGCAGAGCAGCCAGCTATCCTTCCAGGAGGTTCTGTGGGCACGGAGGTGTGGGTGCTGGCTCAGGGGCTGTCCCCTGGGCAGGGCAGTTCCCCGGTGGGTCCGGCTGGCCCGAGGAGCTGTGTGCCCactgcctgcctgccctcccccaccgcccccgcccccaatCGTCCTTCTCAGAGGGGCCTCCGCCCCATGGGCATCTTCATCTGCTGAGATGCGCTGGTCCACGCCCAGACGAGCCGTCCCGGGTGCAGGCGAGCAGTG GATCATCCAGCAGCTGGTCAACGGCATCATCACCCCGGCCACCATCCCCAACCTGGGCCTGGGCCCCTG GGGCGTCCTGCATTCAAACCCAATGGACTACGCCTGGGGGGCCAACGGCCTGGATGCGATCATCACGCAG CTCCTCAATCAGTTTGAAAACACGGGTCCCCCACCCgcagacaaagagaaaatccagGCCCTCCCCACCATCCCCGTGACCGAGGAGCACGTAG GCTCCGGGCTGGAGTGCCCCGTGTGCAAGGACGACTACGGGTTGGGCGAGCGCGTGCGGCAGCTGCCCTGCAACCACCTCTTCCACGACGGCTGCATCGTGCCCTGGCTGGAGCAG CACGACAGCTGCCCCGTCTGCCGAAAGAGCCTCACAGGACAGAACACGGCCACCGACCCCCCGGGCCTGGCGGGCGTGAgcttctcctcctcctcgtcGTCCTCCTCCAGCTCGCCCGGTAACGAGAACCCAGCCAGCAGCTCCTGA
- the RNF126 gene encoding E3 ubiquitin-protein ligase RNF126 isoform X7 encodes MARPPPQPPRTRAGSRSRTWTSPCSRCRRATGTLLSASLMTASRFPPSPPGHRPTTAGTPRAGGRESSTPGTGTAPGSPAPASPRGGPPAGTKASPRWKGEGARGRPRAGRSGLRARPTPLRQSSQLSFQEVLWARRCGCWLRGCPLGRAVPRWVRLARGAVCPLPACPPPPPPPPIVLLRGASAPWASSSAEMRWSTPRRAVPGAGEQWIIQQLVNGIITPATIPNLGLGPWGVLHSNPMDYAWGANGLDAIITQLLNQFENTGPPPADKEKIQALPTIPVTEEHVGSGLECPVCKDDYGLGERVRQLPCNHLFHDGCIVPWLEQHDSCPVCRKSLTGQNTATDPPGLAGVSFSSSSSSSSSSPGNENPASSS; translated from the exons ATGGCTCGGCCCCCTCCACAGCCCCCACGGACCAGAGCCGGCAGCCGTTCGAG AACGTGGACCAGCCCCTGTTCACGCTGCCGCAGGGCTACGGGCACTTTGCTTTCGGCATCTTTGATGACAGCTTCGAGATTCCCACCTTCCCCCCCGGGGCACAGGCCGACGACGGCAGGGACCCCGAGAGCCGGCGGGAGAGAGAGCAGCACTCCCGGCACCGGTACGGCGCCCGGCAGCCCCGCGCCCGCCTCACCGCGAGGCGGACCACCGGCCGGCACGAAGGCGTCCCCACGCTGGAAGGGTGAGGGGGCCCGGGGGCGGCCGCGGGCGGGACGCTCGGGGCTTCGAGCCCGCCCCACCCCGCTCAGGCAGAGCAGCCAGCTATCCTTCCAGGAGGTTCTGTGGGCACGGAGGTGTGGGTGCTGGCTCAGGGGCTGTCCCCTGGGCAGGGCAGTTCCCCGGTGGGTCCGGCTGGCCCGAGGAGCTGTGTGCCCactgcctgcctgccctcccccaccgcccccgcccccaatCGTCCTTCTCAGAGGGGCCTCCGCCCCATGGGCATCTTCATCTGCTGAGATGCGCTGGTCCACGCCCAGACGAGCCGTCCCGGGTGCAGGCGAGCAGTG GATCATCCAGCAGCTGGTCAACGGCATCATCACCCCGGCCACCATCCCCAACCTGGGCCTGGGCCCCTG GGGCGTCCTGCATTCAAACCCAATGGACTACGCCTGGGGGGCCAACGGCCTGGATGCGATCATCACGCAG CTCCTCAATCAGTTTGAAAACACGGGTCCCCCACCCgcagacaaagagaaaatccagGCCCTCCCCACCATCCCCGTGACCGAGGAGCACGTAG GCTCCGGGCTGGAGTGCCCCGTGTGCAAGGACGACTACGGGTTGGGCGAGCGCGTGCGGCAGCTGCCCTGCAACCACCTCTTCCACGACGGCTGCATCGTGCCCTGGCTGGAGCAG CACGACAGCTGCCCCGTCTGCCGAAAGAGCCTCACAGGACAGAACACGGCCACCGACCCCCCGGGCCTGGCGGGCGTGAgcttctcctcctcctcgtcGTCCTCCTCCAGCTCGCCCGGTAACGAGAACCCAGCCAGCAGCTCCTGA